One window of the Anguilla rostrata isolate EN2019 chromosome 13, ASM1855537v3, whole genome shotgun sequence genome contains the following:
- the LOC135237274 gene encoding inter-alpha-trypsin inhibitor heavy chain H3-like isoform X9, producing MLPHAVLLLCLLLASTSASPVRRDTESTQASPGKKKDLDIYSFHIKSAVSSRYAMTVITSRVANRANKSQEVLFHVELPKNAFISKFSMNMDGRVYDGVVKKKEEAQSQYTEAVSRGQSAGLISAVGRTLEEFQTSVTVAAHSKVTFELTYEELLKRRLGQYELLIKARPTQVVKDFKIEVRVFEQQGIAFLKTQGSLIAEGRSSALNTTVSEKEALVQFTPSLEQQCPSCGDAGLNGDLLLTYDVNRPQSKGEIQVSRGYFVHYFAPTGLPRIPKNVVFIIDQSGSMHGRKIEQTREALLKILGDIPEEDHFGLITFDNQVFPWKTDLVPATSDYLSAARTFVKGIMDRGSTDINEALLQGVQMLNRFKETHPQKDTASILILLTDGDPTSGVTNLKQIQTNVKEAIGKKYTLYCLGFGFDVNYEFLEKMALENEGVARRIYSDSDAALQLQGFYEEVATPLLLNIRLNYTGVSNLTQTQFAQYYNGSEIVVCGLVTDNDLEALTAEVKANTKDEAVVFRATLEDQKAMSEIMDLYIFEMYVQRLWAYLTVQQHLEKMLLLTGDEKSHMKEQALALALKYSFVTPLTSMVVTKPEGEQQVAHKPKEGKEGQGGSFLNQRISGGLSSPPMFVVQPGLPGPIGSHHAYLGRPLHHPGLGSRPGQKGSSGQRASFSVLSECLVFIGLSAPPGLPAPPGPPAPPGLFAPQMGYLDRPDYDYGVSLMDTDGIRDTVPAPTVVSPQKFRFLLPALSSGPLTSPRPEIICFDLDVQGEPIFRLMEDRPAELVITGQVRGTGQKGFSAISLRMGQAWHMQVNTTTITLGTDQYSWTHKNSAIVDKDSVWIHHTDRLLDMRWAEVSIKILLHQEGGDYFLWPDITGSTKIFTGLIGWLQGGHVEKHTAPMSADLRIQGLVVPASRDTAVDYRILSMPTVDCWLFQYRSVLQGNLSHLMLPTL from the exons ATGCTTCCGCACGCTGTATTACTTCTCTGCCTTTTGCTGGCATCTACCTCTGCCAGTCCTGtgaggagagacacagagagcacacaggCATCTCCAGGAAAG AAAAAGGACCTTGACATCTACAGCTTCCACATCAAGTCTGCAGTCAGCAGCCGCTATGCCATGACTGTCATTACCAGCCGAGTTGCCAACCGCGCCAACAAGTCCCAGGAGGTGCTCTTCCATGTGGAGCTGCCCAAAAATGCCTTCATCAGCAAGTTTAGCAT gaataTGGATGGGCGTGTCTATGACGGGGTggtgaagaagaaggaggaggcaCAGTCACAGTACACAGAGGCTGTCTCCCGTGGTCAGAGTGCTGGGCTCATCAG TGCGGTAGGCCGGACTCTTGAGGAGTTCCAGACCTCAGTGACAGTGGCAGCCCACAGTAAAGTGACATTTGAGCTGACCTATGAGGAACTGCTAAAGCGGAGACTGGGCCAGTATGAGCTGCTTATCAAAGCCCGCCCCACTCAAGTTGTCAAAGACTTCAAG ATTGAGGTGAGAGTTTTTGAGCAGCAGGGCATCGCGTTCCTGAAAACCCAGGGCTCTCTGATCGCCGAGGGTCGGTCCAGTGCCCTGAACACCACTGTGTCAGAGAAAGAG GCATTGGTGCAGTTCACTCCCTCCCTGGAACAACAGTGCCCCAGCTGTGGGGATGCAGGACTTAATGGAGATCTGCTTCTCACCTATGATGTCAACAGGCCCCAGTCAAAGGGAGAAATACAG gTGTCTCGGGGATACTTTGTCCATTACTTTGCTCCCACTGGCCTCCCTCGCATTCCCAAAAATGTAGTGTTCATTATCGACCAGAGTGGCTCCATGCATGGCCGCAAGATAgaacag ACTCGTGAGGCACTGCTGAAGATTCTGGGAGACATACCTGAAGAGGATCATTTTGGCCTGATCACTTTTGATAATCAGGTGTTCCCCTGGAAAACTGACCTGGTCCCAGCCACCTCTGACTACCTGTCTGCTGCCCGCACCTTTGTCAAGGGCATCATGGACAGAGGCT CGACGGACATAAACGAAGCGCTGCTGCAGGGGGTGCAAATGCTGAACCGCTTCAAAGAGACCCACCCTCAAAAGGATACTGCCTCCATCCTCATACTGCTCACCGATGGAGACCCCACCTCTG GAGTGACCAACCTGAAGCAGATCCAGACCAACGTGAAGGAAGCTATCGGGAAGAAATACACACTCTACTGTCTGGGCTTCGGTTTTGACGTCAACTATGAGTTCCTGGAAAAGATGGCACTGGAGAATGAGGGTGTAGCCAGGAGAATCTACTCTGACTCAGATGCagccctgcagctgcag GGGTTCTATGAGGAAGTGGCCACACCTCTCTTGCTGAACATTCGGCTGAACTACACCGGTGTGTCCAACCTCACCCAAACCCAGTTTGCCCAGTATTACAACGGTTCCGAGATTGTGGTCTGCGGTCTGGTCACAGACAACGACTTGGAAGCACTCACAGCAGAGGTCAAGGCTAACACG AAGGATGAGGCGGTTGTATTCCGGGCCACCTTGGAGGACCAAAAGGCCATGTCTGAGATTATGGACTTATACATCTTTGAGATGTATGTCCAGAGACTGTGGGCCTATCTCACCGTGCAGCAGCACTTGGAGAAAAT GCTATTGTTGACAGGAGATGAGAAGTCTCATATGAAAGAGCAGGCCCTGGCCCTGGCTCTGAAGTACAGCTTTGTGACTCCCCTCACGTCCATGGTAGTCACCAAGCCTGAGGGTGAACAGCAGGTGGCCCACAAACCCAAGGAGGGCAAGGAGGGCCAAGGGGGATCTTTCCTCAACCAGAGAATTTCAG gcggCTTATCTTCACCTCCTATGTTCGTGGTGCAGCCAGGGTTGCCAG GCCCAATTGGATCTCACCACGCCTATCTAG GACGTCCCCTGCACCACCCAG GCCTTGGAAGTCGGCCTGGCCAAAAAG GTTCATCTGGCCAACGAG CTtctttttctgttctctctgaatGCTTAGTTTTTATAGGTCTGTCTGCCCCACCAG GTCTGCCTGCCCCACCAG GTCCGCCTGCCCCACCAG GTTTATTTGCACCACAGATGGGCTATCTAG ACCGCCCCGATTATGACTATGGGGTTTCAC TTATGGATACAGATGGCATTAGAGATACAGTACCAGCACCAACTG TTGTCAGTCCCCAAAAATTCAGgttcctcctccctgccctcagCTCTGGGCCCCTCACGTCCCCCAGGCCTGAAATAATCTGCTTTGACTTGGACGTTCAAGGGGAGCCTATCTTTCGTCTGATGGAGGACAGACCTGCAG AACTCGTCATCACGGGACAGGTGAGAGGGACGGGCCAGAAGGGGTTCAGCGCCATCTCTCTTCGCATGGGCCAGGCCTGGCACATGCAGGTCAACACCACTACCATCACACTTGGCACGGACCAATACTCCTGGACCCATAAAAACTCTGCCATTGTTGATAAGGACAG TGTATGGATCCATCACACGGACAGGCTGCTGGACATGCGTTGGGCAGAGGTGTCCATCAAAATCCTGCTCCACCAAGAGGGAGGGGATTACTTCTTGTGGCCAGACATCACTGGATCTACTAAAATTTTTACTGGGCTGATAG GATGGCTCCAAGGTGGTCATGTAGAAAAGCATACAGCCCCTATGTCAGCTGATCTCCGCATCCAAGGACTAGTGGTGCCAGCATCCAG GGACACTGCTGTGGACTATAGAATCCTCTCCATGCCCACTGTGGACTGCTGGCTGTTCCAATATCGATCAGTCCTCCAGGGGAACCTGAGTCACCTTATGCTACCCACACTTTAG
- the LOC135237274 gene encoding inter-alpha-trypsin inhibitor heavy chain H3-like isoform X1, which translates to MLPHAVLLLCLLLASTSASPVRRDTESTQASPGKKKDLDIYSFHIKSAVSSRYAMTVITSRVANRANKSQEVLFHVELPKNAFISKFSMNMDGRVYDGVVKKKEEAQSQYTEAVSRGQSAGLISAVGRTLEEFQTSVTVAAHSKVTFELTYEELLKRRLGQYELLIKARPTQVVKDFKIEVRVFEQQGIAFLKTQGSLIAEGRSSALNTTVSEKEALVQFTPSLEQQCPSCGDAGLNGDLLLTYDVNRPQSKGEIQVSRGYFVHYFAPTGLPRIPKNVVFIIDQSGSMHGRKIEQTREALLKILGDIPEEDHFGLITFDNQVFPWKTDLVPATSDYLSAARTFVKGIMDRGSTDINEALLQGVQMLNRFKETHPQKDTASILILLTDGDPTSGVTNLKQIQTNVKEAIGKKYTLYCLGFGFDVNYEFLEKMALENEGVARRIYSDSDAALQLQGFYEEVATPLLLNIRLNYTGVSNLTQTQFAQYYNGSEIVVCGLVTDNDLEALTAEVKANTKDEAVVFRATLEDQKAMSEIMDLYIFEMYVQRLWAYLTVQQHLEKMLLLTGDEKSHMKEQALALALKYSFVTPLTSMVVTKPEGEQQVAHKPKEGKEGQGGSFLNQRISGGLSSPPMFVVQPGLPGPIGSHHAYLGRPLHHPGLGSRPGQKGSSGQRASFSVLSECLVFIGLSAPPGLPAPPGPPAPPGLFAPQMGYLDRPDYDYGVSLMVTDDSTEDTLRAAIVMDTDGIRDTVPAPTVVSPQKFRFLLPALSSGPLTSPRPEIICFDLDVQGEPIFRLMEDRPAELVITGQVRGTGQKGFSAISLRMGQAWHMQVNTTTITLGTDQYSWTHKNSAIVDKDSVWIHHTDRLLDMRWAEVSIKILLHQEGGDYFLWPDITGSTKIFTGLIGWLQGGHVEKHTAPMSADLRIQGLVVPASRDTAVDYRILSMPTVDCWLFQYRSVLQGNLSHLMLPTL; encoded by the exons ATGCTTCCGCACGCTGTATTACTTCTCTGCCTTTTGCTGGCATCTACCTCTGCCAGTCCTGtgaggagagacacagagagcacacaggCATCTCCAGGAAAG AAAAAGGACCTTGACATCTACAGCTTCCACATCAAGTCTGCAGTCAGCAGCCGCTATGCCATGACTGTCATTACCAGCCGAGTTGCCAACCGCGCCAACAAGTCCCAGGAGGTGCTCTTCCATGTGGAGCTGCCCAAAAATGCCTTCATCAGCAAGTTTAGCAT gaataTGGATGGGCGTGTCTATGACGGGGTggtgaagaagaaggaggaggcaCAGTCACAGTACACAGAGGCTGTCTCCCGTGGTCAGAGTGCTGGGCTCATCAG TGCGGTAGGCCGGACTCTTGAGGAGTTCCAGACCTCAGTGACAGTGGCAGCCCACAGTAAAGTGACATTTGAGCTGACCTATGAGGAACTGCTAAAGCGGAGACTGGGCCAGTATGAGCTGCTTATCAAAGCCCGCCCCACTCAAGTTGTCAAAGACTTCAAG ATTGAGGTGAGAGTTTTTGAGCAGCAGGGCATCGCGTTCCTGAAAACCCAGGGCTCTCTGATCGCCGAGGGTCGGTCCAGTGCCCTGAACACCACTGTGTCAGAGAAAGAG GCATTGGTGCAGTTCACTCCCTCCCTGGAACAACAGTGCCCCAGCTGTGGGGATGCAGGACTTAATGGAGATCTGCTTCTCACCTATGATGTCAACAGGCCCCAGTCAAAGGGAGAAATACAG gTGTCTCGGGGATACTTTGTCCATTACTTTGCTCCCACTGGCCTCCCTCGCATTCCCAAAAATGTAGTGTTCATTATCGACCAGAGTGGCTCCATGCATGGCCGCAAGATAgaacag ACTCGTGAGGCACTGCTGAAGATTCTGGGAGACATACCTGAAGAGGATCATTTTGGCCTGATCACTTTTGATAATCAGGTGTTCCCCTGGAAAACTGACCTGGTCCCAGCCACCTCTGACTACCTGTCTGCTGCCCGCACCTTTGTCAAGGGCATCATGGACAGAGGCT CGACGGACATAAACGAAGCGCTGCTGCAGGGGGTGCAAATGCTGAACCGCTTCAAAGAGACCCACCCTCAAAAGGATACTGCCTCCATCCTCATACTGCTCACCGATGGAGACCCCACCTCTG GAGTGACCAACCTGAAGCAGATCCAGACCAACGTGAAGGAAGCTATCGGGAAGAAATACACACTCTACTGTCTGGGCTTCGGTTTTGACGTCAACTATGAGTTCCTGGAAAAGATGGCACTGGAGAATGAGGGTGTAGCCAGGAGAATCTACTCTGACTCAGATGCagccctgcagctgcag GGGTTCTATGAGGAAGTGGCCACACCTCTCTTGCTGAACATTCGGCTGAACTACACCGGTGTGTCCAACCTCACCCAAACCCAGTTTGCCCAGTATTACAACGGTTCCGAGATTGTGGTCTGCGGTCTGGTCACAGACAACGACTTGGAAGCACTCACAGCAGAGGTCAAGGCTAACACG AAGGATGAGGCGGTTGTATTCCGGGCCACCTTGGAGGACCAAAAGGCCATGTCTGAGATTATGGACTTATACATCTTTGAGATGTATGTCCAGAGACTGTGGGCCTATCTCACCGTGCAGCAGCACTTGGAGAAAAT GCTATTGTTGACAGGAGATGAGAAGTCTCATATGAAAGAGCAGGCCCTGGCCCTGGCTCTGAAGTACAGCTTTGTGACTCCCCTCACGTCCATGGTAGTCACCAAGCCTGAGGGTGAACAGCAGGTGGCCCACAAACCCAAGGAGGGCAAGGAGGGCCAAGGGGGATCTTTCCTCAACCAGAGAATTTCAG gcggCTTATCTTCACCTCCTATGTTCGTGGTGCAGCCAGGGTTGCCAG GCCCAATTGGATCTCACCACGCCTATCTAG GACGTCCCCTGCACCACCCAG GCCTTGGAAGTCGGCCTGGCCAAAAAG GTTCATCTGGCCAACGAG CTtctttttctgttctctctgaatGCTTAGTTTTTATAGGTCTGTCTGCCCCACCAG GTCTGCCTGCCCCACCAG GTCCGCCTGCCCCACCAG GTTTATTTGCACCACAGATGGGCTATCTAG ACCGCCCCGATTATGACTATGGGGTTTCAC TTATGGTTACAGATGACAGTACAGAAGATACATTACGAGCAGCAATTG TTATGGATACAGATGGCATTAGAGATACAGTACCAGCACCAACTG TTGTCAGTCCCCAAAAATTCAGgttcctcctccctgccctcagCTCTGGGCCCCTCACGTCCCCCAGGCCTGAAATAATCTGCTTTGACTTGGACGTTCAAGGGGAGCCTATCTTTCGTCTGATGGAGGACAGACCTGCAG AACTCGTCATCACGGGACAGGTGAGAGGGACGGGCCAGAAGGGGTTCAGCGCCATCTCTCTTCGCATGGGCCAGGCCTGGCACATGCAGGTCAACACCACTACCATCACACTTGGCACGGACCAATACTCCTGGACCCATAAAAACTCTGCCATTGTTGATAAGGACAG TGTATGGATCCATCACACGGACAGGCTGCTGGACATGCGTTGGGCAGAGGTGTCCATCAAAATCCTGCTCCACCAAGAGGGAGGGGATTACTTCTTGTGGCCAGACATCACTGGATCTACTAAAATTTTTACTGGGCTGATAG GATGGCTCCAAGGTGGTCATGTAGAAAAGCATACAGCCCCTATGTCAGCTGATCTCCGCATCCAAGGACTAGTGGTGCCAGCATCCAG GGACACTGCTGTGGACTATAGAATCCTCTCCATGCCCACTGTGGACTGCTGGCTGTTCCAATATCGATCAGTCCTCCAGGGGAACCTGAGTCACCTTATGCTACCCACACTTTAG
- the LOC135237274 gene encoding inter-alpha-trypsin inhibitor heavy chain H3-like isoform X8 yields the protein MLPHAVLLLCLLLASTSASPVRRDTESTQASPGKKKDLDIYSFHIKSAVSSRYAMTVITSRVANRANKSQEVLFHVELPKNAFISKFSMNMDGRVYDGVVKKKEEAQSQYTEAVSRGQSAGLISAVGRTLEEFQTSVTVAAHSKVTFELTYEELLKRRLGQYELLIKARPTQVVKDFKIEVRVFEQQGIAFLKTQGSLIAEGRSSALNTTVSEKEALVQFTPSLEQQCPSCGDAGLNGDLLLTYDVNRPQSKGEIQVSRGYFVHYFAPTGLPRIPKNVVFIIDQSGSMHGRKIEQTREALLKILGDIPEEDHFGLITFDNQVFPWKTDLVPATSDYLSAARTFVKGIMDRGSTDINEALLQGVQMLNRFKETHPQKDTASILILLTDGDPTSGVTNLKQIQTNVKEAIGKKYTLYCLGFGFDVNYEFLEKMALENEGVARRIYSDSDAALQLQGFYEEVATPLLLNIRLNYTGVSNLTQTQFAQYYNGSEIVVCGLVTDNDLEALTAEVKANTKDEAVVFRATLEDQKAMSEIMDLYIFEMYVQRLWAYLTVQQHLEKMLLLTGDEKSHMKEQALALALKYSFVTPLTSMVVTKPEGEQQVAHKPKEGKEGQGGSFLNQRISGGLSSPPMFVVQPGLPGPIGSHHAYLGRPLHHPGLGSRPGQKGSSGQRASFSVLSECLVFIGLSAPPGPPAPPDRPDYDYGVSLMVTDDSTEDTLRAAIVMDTDGIRDTVPAPTVVSPQKFRFLLPALSSGPLTSPRPEIICFDLDVQGEPIFRLMEDRPAELVITGQVRGTGQKGFSAISLRMGQAWHMQVNTTTITLGTDQYSWTHKNSAIVDKDSVWIHHTDRLLDMRWAEVSIKILLHQEGGDYFLWPDITGSTKIFTGLIGWLQGGHVEKHTAPMSADLRIQGLVVPASRDTAVDYRILSMPTVDCWLFQYRSVLQGNLSHLMLPTL from the exons ATGCTTCCGCACGCTGTATTACTTCTCTGCCTTTTGCTGGCATCTACCTCTGCCAGTCCTGtgaggagagacacagagagcacacaggCATCTCCAGGAAAG AAAAAGGACCTTGACATCTACAGCTTCCACATCAAGTCTGCAGTCAGCAGCCGCTATGCCATGACTGTCATTACCAGCCGAGTTGCCAACCGCGCCAACAAGTCCCAGGAGGTGCTCTTCCATGTGGAGCTGCCCAAAAATGCCTTCATCAGCAAGTTTAGCAT gaataTGGATGGGCGTGTCTATGACGGGGTggtgaagaagaaggaggaggcaCAGTCACAGTACACAGAGGCTGTCTCCCGTGGTCAGAGTGCTGGGCTCATCAG TGCGGTAGGCCGGACTCTTGAGGAGTTCCAGACCTCAGTGACAGTGGCAGCCCACAGTAAAGTGACATTTGAGCTGACCTATGAGGAACTGCTAAAGCGGAGACTGGGCCAGTATGAGCTGCTTATCAAAGCCCGCCCCACTCAAGTTGTCAAAGACTTCAAG ATTGAGGTGAGAGTTTTTGAGCAGCAGGGCATCGCGTTCCTGAAAACCCAGGGCTCTCTGATCGCCGAGGGTCGGTCCAGTGCCCTGAACACCACTGTGTCAGAGAAAGAG GCATTGGTGCAGTTCACTCCCTCCCTGGAACAACAGTGCCCCAGCTGTGGGGATGCAGGACTTAATGGAGATCTGCTTCTCACCTATGATGTCAACAGGCCCCAGTCAAAGGGAGAAATACAG gTGTCTCGGGGATACTTTGTCCATTACTTTGCTCCCACTGGCCTCCCTCGCATTCCCAAAAATGTAGTGTTCATTATCGACCAGAGTGGCTCCATGCATGGCCGCAAGATAgaacag ACTCGTGAGGCACTGCTGAAGATTCTGGGAGACATACCTGAAGAGGATCATTTTGGCCTGATCACTTTTGATAATCAGGTGTTCCCCTGGAAAACTGACCTGGTCCCAGCCACCTCTGACTACCTGTCTGCTGCCCGCACCTTTGTCAAGGGCATCATGGACAGAGGCT CGACGGACATAAACGAAGCGCTGCTGCAGGGGGTGCAAATGCTGAACCGCTTCAAAGAGACCCACCCTCAAAAGGATACTGCCTCCATCCTCATACTGCTCACCGATGGAGACCCCACCTCTG GAGTGACCAACCTGAAGCAGATCCAGACCAACGTGAAGGAAGCTATCGGGAAGAAATACACACTCTACTGTCTGGGCTTCGGTTTTGACGTCAACTATGAGTTCCTGGAAAAGATGGCACTGGAGAATGAGGGTGTAGCCAGGAGAATCTACTCTGACTCAGATGCagccctgcagctgcag GGGTTCTATGAGGAAGTGGCCACACCTCTCTTGCTGAACATTCGGCTGAACTACACCGGTGTGTCCAACCTCACCCAAACCCAGTTTGCCCAGTATTACAACGGTTCCGAGATTGTGGTCTGCGGTCTGGTCACAGACAACGACTTGGAAGCACTCACAGCAGAGGTCAAGGCTAACACG AAGGATGAGGCGGTTGTATTCCGGGCCACCTTGGAGGACCAAAAGGCCATGTCTGAGATTATGGACTTATACATCTTTGAGATGTATGTCCAGAGACTGTGGGCCTATCTCACCGTGCAGCAGCACTTGGAGAAAAT GCTATTGTTGACAGGAGATGAGAAGTCTCATATGAAAGAGCAGGCCCTGGCCCTGGCTCTGAAGTACAGCTTTGTGACTCCCCTCACGTCCATGGTAGTCACCAAGCCTGAGGGTGAACAGCAGGTGGCCCACAAACCCAAGGAGGGCAAGGAGGGCCAAGGGGGATCTTTCCTCAACCAGAGAATTTCAG gcggCTTATCTTCACCTCCTATGTTCGTGGTGCAGCCAGGGTTGCCAG GCCCAATTGGATCTCACCACGCCTATCTAG GACGTCCCCTGCACCACCCAG GCCTTGGAAGTCGGCCTGGCCAAAAAG GTTCATCTGGCCAACGAG CTtctttttctgttctctctgaatGCTTAGTTTTTATAGGTCTGTCTGCCCCACCAG GTCCGCCTGCCCCACCAG ACCGCCCCGATTATGACTATGGGGTTTCAC TTATGGTTACAGATGACAGTACAGAAGATACATTACGAGCAGCAATTG TTATGGATACAGATGGCATTAGAGATACAGTACCAGCACCAACTG TTGTCAGTCCCCAAAAATTCAGgttcctcctccctgccctcagCTCTGGGCCCCTCACGTCCCCCAGGCCTGAAATAATCTGCTTTGACTTGGACGTTCAAGGGGAGCCTATCTTTCGTCTGATGGAGGACAGACCTGCAG AACTCGTCATCACGGGACAGGTGAGAGGGACGGGCCAGAAGGGGTTCAGCGCCATCTCTCTTCGCATGGGCCAGGCCTGGCACATGCAGGTCAACACCACTACCATCACACTTGGCACGGACCAATACTCCTGGACCCATAAAAACTCTGCCATTGTTGATAAGGACAG TGTATGGATCCATCACACGGACAGGCTGCTGGACATGCGTTGGGCAGAGGTGTCCATCAAAATCCTGCTCCACCAAGAGGGAGGGGATTACTTCTTGTGGCCAGACATCACTGGATCTACTAAAATTTTTACTGGGCTGATAG GATGGCTCCAAGGTGGTCATGTAGAAAAGCATACAGCCCCTATGTCAGCTGATCTCCGCATCCAAGGACTAGTGGTGCCAGCATCCAG GGACACTGCTGTGGACTATAGAATCCTCTCCATGCCCACTGTGGACTGCTGGCTGTTCCAATATCGATCAGTCCTCCAGGGGAACCTGAGTCACCTTATGCTACCCACACTTTAG